In Sebaldella termitidis ATCC 33386, one DNA window encodes the following:
- a CDS encoding DeoR/GlpR family DNA-binding transcription regulator, which yields MLASERLIHIRKRLEEKKILNLKDITLELETSESTVRRDFEELEKQGFLHRIHGGAIRAKSRRLDTVELSMNEKSVINRASKKKVCFEASKLIKDGDCVFIDGGTSLMYMFDYLCNKDIKIVTHNMLNIHNLENIKAEIVVVGGKYVTNYKMNVGTIAMEYMKKFSFDYSFIGCTGVDTAENTAYTIDTESAMVKQAAIESSLSKYLLIDKTKLDFKGFYKFTSLNEFDAVFIDSYPKNAEKLDNIIICSN from the coding sequence ATGCTGGCATCGGAAAGATTAATCCATATAAGAAAAAGACTGGAAGAGAAAAAGATACTAAATCTGAAAGATATAACACTGGAACTGGAAACATCAGAATCTACAGTCAGAAGAGATTTTGAAGAGCTGGAAAAACAGGGATTTTTGCACAGGATTCACGGCGGGGCAATCAGGGCAAAATCAAGAAGGCTGGATACTGTAGAGCTGAGCATGAATGAAAAATCTGTTATAAACAGAGCTTCCAAGAAAAAAGTATGCTTTGAAGCTTCCAAACTGATAAAGGACGGTGACTGTGTATTTATAGACGGAGGAACAAGCCTTATGTACATGTTTGATTATCTCTGCAATAAAGATATAAAAATAGTTACCCATAATATGCTGAATATACATAATCTGGAGAATATAAAGGCTGAAATCGTAGTAGTAGGCGGCAAATATGTAACTAATTATAAGATGAATGTAGGGACGATAGCTATGGAATATATGAAAAAATTCAGCTTTGATTATTCGTTTATAGGCTGTACAGGAGTTGATACAGCAGAAAATACCGCATATACTATTGATACTGAAAGTGCAATGGTGAAGCAGGCTGCCATAGAAAGCTCACTGTCAAAATACCTCTTAATTGATAAAACAAAATTAGATTTTAAAGGTTTTTATAAATTTACATCTTTAAATGAATTTGATGCAGTTTTTATAGACAGTTATCCTAAAAATGCAGAAAAATTAGATAATATTATAATATGCAGTAATTAA
- the deoC gene encoding deoxyribose-phosphate aldolase, translating into MKPIKKASEMNLEELGAYIDQSVLKPEFTQEEIRKYIQEGIDYKCKTVCINPASIDIANEMTKGTATKVCAVCDFPFGTSATESKAIQAEECCKKGIFELDIVANYGWIKSGMWKEVEEDIRAVNEVCKKYNIALKVIFETDALTIDEVKKATEAAIAAGADFVKTSTGFFTGGKNEGATVEVIKAMMDTAKGRCKVKGSGGIRTREYFLELIDMGIDRMGVGYKSTPVVLGLDKAGKTADKEIY; encoded by the coding sequence ATGAAACCAATAAAAAAAGCCAGTGAAATGAATTTGGAAGAATTAGGGGCATACATTGATCAGTCAGTGTTAAAGCCGGAATTTACTCAGGAAGAAATAAGAAAGTACATTCAGGAAGGGATAGATTATAAGTGTAAAACAGTATGTATAAATCCCGCTTCTATTGATATTGCAAATGAAATGACAAAAGGAACTGCTACAAAGGTCTGTGCGGTATGTGATTTTCCTTTTGGGACATCTGCGACAGAATCTAAGGCTATTCAGGCAGAGGAATGCTGTAAAAAAGGAATTTTTGAACTGGATATAGTAGCGAATTACGGCTGGATAAAAAGCGGAATGTGGAAAGAAGTAGAGGAAGACATCAGAGCAGTAAATGAAGTATGTAAAAAATATAATATTGCTTTGAAAGTAATATTTGAAACAGATGCATTAACAATAGACGAAGTAAAAAAAGCAACAGAAGCAGCAATAGCAGCAGGGGCTGACTTTGTAAAAACTTCAACAGGATTTTTTACAGGCGGAAAAAATGAAGGAGCAACTGTAGAGGTTATTAAAGCTATGATGGATACTGCCAAAGGAAGATGCAAAGTAAAAGGTTCAGGAGGAATAAGAACAAGGGAATACTTTTTGGAACTGATTGATATGGGAATAGACAGAATGGGTGTTGGATATAAATCTACACCGGTAGTATTAGGATTAGACAAGGCAGGTAAAACAGCCGATAAAGAAATTTATTAA